From Nicotiana tabacum cultivar K326 chromosome 15, ASM71507v2, whole genome shotgun sequence, the proteins below share one genomic window:
- the LOC107774756 gene encoding cytochrome P450 78A5-like, whose product MSSEYSILFITSTYGHSSNVFFSYEFLIFFLLFLSFTFWLTPGGLAWALSKSRVGFRPTIPGPSGLPVLGLVFTFTSSLTHRLLSKLSKSLSATSLMAFSVGFTRFIISSQPESAKEILNSSAFADRPVKESAYELLFHRAMGFAPYGEYWRSLRKMSATHLFSHKRISSLGECRREIGNKMVSEIMSLMAETEGKIKVKRILHFGSLNNVMSSVFGKCYDFITDNDGQKLEFLVCEGYELLGIFNWSDHFPFLGWLDLQGVRRRCRDLATKVNIFVGKIIEEHRVKRAENGGVVADEGLSDFVDVLLDLEKDNKLSNTDMIAVLWEMIFRGTDTVAILLEWILARMVLHPEIQAKAQQEIDNIVGTNKGVSDFDLPKLTYLQAIVKETLRIHPPGPLLSWARLAMNDTFIGHHFIPAGTTAMVNMWAITRDENIWPQPEKFMPERFLEEDVAIMGSDLRLAPFGSGRRVCPGKIMGLATVQLWLAQLLQSFNWIASDNGVDLSECLKLSLEMKHSLVCKAIPRVNS is encoded by the exons ATGTCATCTGAATACTCAATACTTTTCATTACTTCAACTTATGGCCATTCCTCAAATGTATTCTTTTCCTATGAGTTTCtcatcttctttcttctcttcCTTTCATTCACCTTCTGGCTCACCCCGGGTGGACTTGCATGGGCTTTATCCAAGTCCCGGGTCGGGTTCCGACCCACCATTCCCGGGCCATCAGGTCTACCCGTTCTTGGCTTGGTCTTCACCTTCACTAGTTCCCTCACTCATAGACTTCTTTCAAAGTTGTCAAAAAGCCTCAGCGCTACTTCTTTAATGGCTTTTTCTGTTGGGTTTACGCGTTTTATAATTTCAAGCCAACCAGAGTCCGCGAAAGAAATTTTAAACAGTTCTGCTTTTGCAGATAGACCTGTTAAGGAATCTGCTTACGAACTTTTGTTTCATAGAGCAATGGGTTTTGCACCTTACGGCGAGTACTggagaagtttgagaaaaatgtCAGCAACACATTTATTTAGTCATAAGAGAATATCAAGTTTAGGGGAGTGTAGAAGAGAAATAGGCAATAAAATGGTGAGTGAAATCATGAGTTTAATGGCCGAGACAGAAGGGAAAATTAAAGTAAAGAGGATTTTGCATTTTGGATCTTTGAATAATGTGATGAGTAGTGTTTTTGGGAAATGTTATGATTTTATAACGGACAATGATGGACAAAAACTGGAGTTTTTAGTGTGTGAAGGTTATGAGTTGTTGGGTATATTTAATTGGAGTGACCATTTTCCTTTTTTGGGGTGGTTAGATTTGCAAGGGGTTAGAAGAAGATGTAGAGATTTGGCTACTAAAGTTAATATTTTTGTTGGGAAAATTATAGAAGAACACAGGGTTAAAAGAGCTGAAAATGGTGGTGTAGTTGCTGATGAAGGTTTATCGGACTTTGTTGATGTCTTGCTCGATTTGGAGAAGGATAATAAACTCAGTAACACGGACATGATCGCAGTTCTTTGG gaAATGATCTTCAGGGGAACTGATACTGTTGCAATCCTACTAGAGTGGATTCTTGCAAGAATGGTGCTACATCCAGAAATACAAGCCAAAGCTCAACAAGAAATAGACAATATTGTAGGAACAAATAAAGGTGTATCTGATTTTGACTTGCCTAAATTAACCTATCTTCAAGCTATAGTAAAAGAGACACTTAGAATCCATCCACCAGGTCCTCTTCTTTCTTGGGCTAGACTTGCAATGAATGACACATTTATTGGTCATCACTTCATCCCAGCAGGAACAACAGCAATGGTTAACATGTGGGCAATTACTCGCGACGAAAACATTTGGCCACAGCCTGAAAAGTTCATGCCAGAAAGATTTTTGGAAGAAGATGTCGCGATCATGGGTTCTGATCTAAGGTTGGCACCATTTGGCTCTGGGAGAAGAGTGTGTCCTGGCAAAATAATGGGACTTGCTACTGTTCAACTTTGGTTAGCTCAGTTACTTCAAAGTTTCAATTGGATTGCTTCAGATAATGGTGTGGATTTATCTGAGTGTTTGAAGTTGTCTCTGGAAATGAAGCACTCTTTAGTTTGCAAAGCTATTCCTAGGGTTAATTCTTAA